agtcctctccctgcccctgaaATGTGCCCCTGCTCTACCCACAGCGCCCCTTGTccgtgcagggagcagagccccgcgcaggcagggcagggattgcagctccctgcccagggtctGTGCTCCCCCCTGCCAGTCCCCAGTGAGAGCCCACTGTCCTCACTCACCCCTCATGAGGAGCTGCAGGTCTTGCATGTGCCAGGCAGCAATCCCTGGGAACAGAGAGTGTGTCAgggccccagcagcacagctccccccCCACGGCCTCCTgacctggcagggctgagccggggccttcccgcatcAGGACACCCAAGGGTGCGGCTGGCAGAGGGCGGCAGCAGCCACCAGGGTACTCggggctccccagcacatccctgggccacatcctgctgccgctggagcagccggggctggggttgagctgcagtggggagggagggaccgCGGGCTTGGGGCTCACCCATGAACCTGACGGCCGCCTCTcgcaggggctgctgtgggctcTGCAGGTAGGGCAGGGCCTGGTGCAGGTGCTCGGCCCTTCGGCTCACGTCCTTGTCcatctgcagagagcaggggggtgtctgtggctgcagcagtggcaggggcACAGGGCCAGCCCCGCACACTTGGCATCAGGGCCTGGGGGCTTGTCCAGCCTGAGGCTGGGCCTTCAGGGTCATCCTTACCAGGCAATCACAGAACTTGAAGTGCTGCTCTTTCCTCAACAGCTTCTCCAGGTCCCTTCTCTTGAGGAACCTGGCAGCGCAAAGCAGCACTTCCCGAgaggcctgcagagcagcagagagcgGGACATGgcaccacagcccagggcacagcccctgtgtccctgctccaaggccaacaggaggctggagcccttgaggccccagggcaggaggcagcccagccctgtgcacaGAGACACCAGAGCCCACGAGTGCTCACCTCTGCCACGCACTGGTTCTCGTCATGCCCATGGATGAACAGTGGGACCAGGCTCTGGTGCACCTGTGTCTCCAAGAGCTGTGTTCCCTcttccaccagcagctccatcacCTCTCGGAAGAGGTGAATGGAGAGCAGCTGCACGTGGGTGTTGTCCTGGGacaaaagaggagaaaaagacctcagcactggaTTCTCCAGGCCAACCAGGTACAGGCACAGGCCTGAACATCCACAGGGcaaagtttcctggcagcactcagtgccTGGAGGTGGAGGGCACAAAGCCTTACGTTGTCAAAGAGTGGCCGGAGTGCCTCAGCCAGCTTGGGGGCAGTGGAGACGAATGCCCGAATGTCTTCATCCTGGAGCATACTCTCAAATACAGAGAGGGTCATCACGACCAGCTCTCCATCTGcatcaggcagcagctccaggaggctttcaGCCAGGCTGCAGATGCTTTGggcctgtgtggaacacagtgctgtgctgtcaaGCCCTGaacagctgccccaccaacaGCTCTCTGGCGATGCAACCCCGCGCTGTTGCCccggggcccagaggccaaaggcctgtcccacagggccagggcagcagaacagggaggcaggagagctgagagcagctgccacagcttcCAAAGCCCAGCCAAACCCAAGcaccttccctccccagccccaggctgacCGTGTGGCTTCAGCCGGGTGTCCCCTTCTCACCATTGAGGGATCCACAGCAAGCACCAGGAGGCCTCTGAGCGCCAGGCGCTGCCTCTCTGGGCACTGGCTCCGCAGGTTCCTTGAGAGGATGGGCAGGACACTGTCACAACATTTACTCCTGTCCAGAAAGTCCAGGAcctggaaggcagagagcagtgacGGGGTGCCCGGGTGGCAGGAGCCTGgacccgcccggggctgggcccaggcagcagcacagggcgcaggcaccgtcccgggcggctgcggccgtgagagggcagagagggggaggcagctgggccaggcagcgctcgccatcaggctcacctccaccaggaatgccagggcaggcagctcccaacAGGGGtcctcagtgctgagcagccccagcaagTGGATTGCCATCCGGGAATAGAAAGGGATCAAGACGTGGCGCATCTCCCTGtcagggggaaagaaggaaccatggagcctgagcagggtgggcaaagctctcccagcagctgtgtggggtgccccatgcccagggcagagatgatgggggcagaggggacaaGGGtgtctcacctggccagcagcccCACTGCATAGTGCTGGGTGTCAGCACAGAGGAGCgtgtcccagccacacttgcgCTCCACTGACACCACCTCATTGTCCCACTGCAGCCGGCAGAAGAGGGCCTTGATGGTCTGGACCaaaaacctgtgtgcagagcaaaggcCAGGTCATGCTGggagccctggccccagccctgagagcatggcagggagagaggactgggatggagcacctgttgggctGGGTGGGAAGGTGGTGTTGCTCCAGGCATCCCCTCCAGAAGGTGTTCACCTCTTCTGgcacctgctctgtgctcatggACACTTGGAACATCAGAGCCACGAGCAGGCGGGGGATGTAATTCATGACTGCACCCTGGCACTTGGGCTCCTGGATGATCAGCCACAGTGCCAGGGTTGCCTGCAATCAAAGCACACAGAGACAGCGCTCAGTGCAAGATGTCCATGTGTCAGGGCTCAAGTGTGGGAGGGAGAGGTcaggggagaggcagggggagcagcctGCCTGGTGTTCCTGAACCTGCCCTCAGCTAGATTTGCAGCCCAAGGcctgaggcagggagatgcaggggtgggggaggtGACATGGGGAGGAGCAAAGGCCACTTctagaaactcacagccagggcaaacaCGTCTCTGTTGTCGCCATCGGAGGTGGACATTCCGTGCACTGGCCAGTCCTCCATCACTCGGAGCAGTGTTGGCAGCACCTTCTCCACTGCTGTTCCTGAGGAGCCAATGCTGCTCCACAtcattgcagcagctctgtggagccagagctctgggtcaggggggtctcagccccagcactgtgGCCTGGGCATCTGTGGGGGCCCAGGTGACAGCCACGGTGCCttgaggggcagggagggcatgTGGCAGTAGGATTGGGGGCTgacaggccagggctgggaaatggAGGGGCCCAAGggtcctggaagtctccatctGTCTGGCAGACCACATGGGACAGGCTCTAGAGGGTGATGGGCTGTAAGGGTTGGTGATCCCTGAgccagcaaggcagctgggccCTGTACCTGTCACACACTGGGGCACAGCGCAGGAGAGTCATCACTACATCCCGTGGGTGTGCCTCAGCGAGCCTGCAGATGTTCTTGTGCATCGTGACACCTGGAGCCATGTGGGAGGTGAGGCACTGGTGCATGGATCTCACGATGGTCGGCACCTGGAGAGGCAGTGGGGGACAGTTGAAGAGGTGCCAGagggagcaggttgcccagttTCACcgagaaatgcttcccttcccaccacacagTGTGGCCTCAAAGGCTTAGGGGCCAGCGGACCTGGCATGAGAGGCCACGAGACCCCTGGGGCACttgagccctggccacaggctgcttacttaCAGACACCTTTCCCCTCCATAAAAATCTGGAATGGCAGCTGTATTGAATTTCTGTGGCCAGGTCTTGGTTCCCGACCACGAGACTGGAGGCCACAAaaccccagggcaggaggcagctcaACCCCTGCCACGGGGACCCCAGAGCCCACAGTGCTCACCTCTGCCACGCACTGGTGCTCATCATACTGCAGGAAGAACCACAGCACCAGGCTCTGGTGCATCTGCATCTCCAAGGGCTGTGTTCCCCCTTCCACCAGTACCTCCATCACCGTTTGGAAGAAGTGAAAGGAGGACAGCTGCACATGGgtgcaaaagaagagaaaaagatctCAGCACTGGATGCTCCAGGCCAACCAGGCACAGGCACAAGCCTGAACATCCACAGGGCacaaagtttcctggcagcagccaGTGCCTGTGGACTGGGGACACAAAGCCTTACGTTGTCTAAGAGTGGCCGGAGCGCCTCAGCCAGCTTGGGGGCAGTGGAGATGAGTGCCCGAATGTCTTTGTCCCGGATCACAGTCACAAACACAGAGAGGGTCATCACGACCAGCTCTCCGTCTGcatcaggcagcagctccaggaggtgtTGAGACAGGCTGCAGATGCTTTGggcctgtgtggaacacagtgctgtgctgtcaaGCCCTGaacagctgccccaccaacaGCTCTCTGGCGGCGCAACCCCACCCTGCTGCTccggggcccagaggccaaagaCCTGTCCCacagggccagggcagcagaacagggaggcaggagagctgggaagagcaTCCACAGCTGCCAGAGCCCTGCCAAGCCCAAGGGactgccttccccagccccaggttGCCCGTGTGGCTTCAGCCGGGTGTCCCCTTCTCACCATTGACAGATCCGTCCAGAGCACCATGCGGCCTCTGAGCGCCAGGCGACGTCTCTCTGGGCACTCGCTCTGCAGGTGCCTTGACAGGATCTGCTCAACACTGCTCTGACATCTCCTTCCGTCCAGATAGTCCAggagctggaaggcagagagcagtgacAGGGTACCCGGACAGCAGGAGCccggagctgcccagggctgggcccaggcagcagcacagggtgcaggcaccatcccgggcggctgcagctgtgagagggcagagagggggaggcaggcgGGCCAGGCAGCGCTGGCCATCGGGCTCACCTCCACAAGGAactccagggcaggcagctcccaacGGGGGTCCTcagagctgagcagccccagcaggtggATTGCCAGTGGGGAATGGGAGGGGGTCAGTTGGCGGCGCATCTCCCTGTCAGGGGGAAAAGCATGAACCCTGAGCAGGGTGGGTAAAGCTCTCCCAGCAGTGACTCACAGAGTCTTGGTCTTTTCCCAGCAGCCCAGGACGGGATGTGGGCACTATGGCaggtggctcctcctgtgcacccACCTCGCGCAGCCTTTTCCAAGCTGCTCGGCCATCCCTTGGGGCCAAGGCCCTCTGCCCTACACCCATAGGGGCTGTGTGGagtgccctgtgcccagggtAGAGATgatgggagcagcagagacaagaTTGTCTCACCTGACATgcagacccactgcatagtgATGGGTGTCAGAATTTAGGAGTGGGTCCCAGGCAAGCCTGCGCTTCCTTGCCATCCAAATATCCTCCCACGGcaggtggcagagcagggccttGATGGTCTCTATCaaaaacctgtgtgcagagcaaaggcCAGGTCATGCTGGGAGCgctggccccagccccgagggcatggcagggagagaggactgggatggagcacctgttgggctGGGTGGGAAGGCGGTGTTGGTCCAGGCATCCCCTCCAGAAGGTGTTCACCTCTTCTGgcacctgctctgtgctcatggACACTTGGAACATCAGAGCCACGAGCAGGCGGGGGATGTAATTCATGACTGCACCCTGGCACTTGGGCTCCTGGATGATCAGCCACAGTGCCAGGGTTGCCTGCAATCAAAGCACACAGAGACAGCACTCAGTGCGAGAGGTCCATGTGGCAGGGCCCGAGtgtgggagggagaggctggggagaggcagggggagcagccggcctggtgcccctgaacctgcccctcAGCCACATTTGCAGCCCAAGGcctgaggcagggagatgcaggggtgagggaggatggagagTCACTGGAGAGGCGACGTGGGGAGGAGCAAAGGCCACTTctagaaactcacagccagggcaaacaCGTCTCTGTTGTCGCCATCGGAGGTGGACATTCTGTGCACTGGCCAGTCCTCCATCACTCGGAGCAGTGTTGGCAGCACCTTCTCCACTGCTGTTCCCGAGGAGCCGATGCTTCTCCACAtcattgcagcagctctgtggagccagagctctgcatcaggggggtctcagccccGGCACTGTGGCCTGGGCATCTGTGGGGtcccaggtgacagagccacggtgccttgaggggcagggagggcacatgGCAGCAGTATTGGGGACTGACAGGCCAGGGATGGGAAATGGAGGGGCCCAAGggtcctggaagtctccatctGTCTGGCAGACCACATAGGGCAGGCTCTGCAGGGTGATGGGCTGTAAGGGTTGGTGATCCCTGAgccagcaaggcagctgggccCTGTACCTGTCACACTCTGGGGCACAGCGCAGGAGAGTCATCACCACATCGCATGGGTGTGCCTCAGCGAGCCTGCAGATGTCAGTGTGCGGAGACACGTGGGAGGTGAGGTCATGGTGGATGTACCAAACGATGGCCGGCACCTGGAGAGGCAGTGGGGGACAGTTGAGGAGCTACCAGAGGGAGCaggtgcttcccttcccaccacactcTGCTGGCCTCAAAGGCTTAGGGGGCCAGCAGACCCAACTTGAGAGGCCACAAGACCCCTGGGGGACTTAaaccctggccacaggctgcttactggCTTCCAACTGGAGACACCTTTCCCCTCCAAAAAGTGCACACTGGGAGCATCAGTCACACTCTCAACTGGCGTGGTGGCAGCGTTTCCGATGCCCTCACTCGTGGCGTCACCCTCTGCCATGAGGTCACTTGTTGTGGTTTCAGTGTTGGTTGTGTCATCGGTCACGGCAGTCTCAGGGTTTGCTGCGTCATCCATCGGTGCGATGTCAGCCTGTGCCACGAGATCAGTGTTGGAGCCGGTTGTGTCACCAGCCAAAGCGGTGTCAGGCTTTGCTGTGCCGTCCATCGGTGCCGCGTCAGAGGGTGATGTGCCATCAATGGCCATCGGCGCCATGTCAGCCTTGGCCATGACATCAGTGGCTGCGGTGTCAGAGCCGGTTGTGTCTTCAGCCAAAGTGGTGTCAGGCTTTGCTGTGCAATGACTGGGTTCTGTGTCATCCTTCGCAATGGGGTCGGCCAGTGCGGTGTCAGGGTTGGCCGTGTCCTCGCTCACAGCGGTGTCAGAGGTTGCCGTGAGATCAATCGGCGCGGTGCTGCCATCAGGCTTCTCCTTGAGCTCAGCTGGCCTGGTGTCAGGCTCTGACACGAGCTCAGGTGGTGTGGTTCTGGGTGTTCTACGCCGAACGCGCATGATTTTCAGCAACCTCTGCAGGAGaagaaagggcagggaagagagggaagtcCGAGGGAGCGCtccaccagcagtgccaggcggagcagggacagcagggggggatggctgcaggtacctgaactgccctgcggaagcggccacggggGCGGTCCTGCTCCTCTGTCCAGTCCTGGCCTGGATCTGTCAAAGAGGGAGCGCAGGcggagctgaggggctgcaggagaggccagggaacacagcccagccctgcactccacaggcagggccGGCCCTGGggtgcccagtggatggagcagggatgctggggGGTCAGCCTGggcccctcttcccccctcctttttccctgGACGTGTCCAGAGGGGACAGGAAGGGGCCAagctggctgcagccaccagccctgtggcccagctccagcactcaccctgctgcaggggctcctcagcttgctgtgctggggccaccccagggcctctcctgctcttcttcctcctcagcagcctgaacaggctgaagcgtctccctgccatcccacagTCTTGTCTCAAGGGAACTTGCACGAGAGACGCTTCAGAAAAAACCCTGGTGGGCAAATTTCACAAAATGGCCTCGAGGGCACCTTCCACAGGGACTGCAGGTGACCAAGTCCTGTGGTctggcctcgagggcacctTCCACAGGGACTGCAGGTGACCAAGTCCCGTGGTCTGGCCTCGTAGGCACCTTCCACAAGCACTGGTGATGCCCAGAAAAGCTCCGGGTCACCAAGGCCTGTGGCCTGGCCTCGAGGGCCACTCCCACAGGGAGTGGGGATGCCTCGGAAAAACCTCCGGGTCACCAACTCCTGTGGTGTGGCCTCGAGGGAACTTGCAAGAAAAAGAACTCTCAGAATCGCTTCGGGTCAGCAACGAATGAGTTGGCTGCAAGGAGACTCCTCACAGCACCGCTCAGTCCCGTCCTGACCAGACGCGTGCTCCGAGCACTGTGGCGCGGCCGCGTTGCCGCCCAACACCTATATCAGgacgtgtcacaaagggcccttggacaccctgccctgtcccaccccaTTGGCGACGGCCaccatgtcacaaagggccctgtgacACACGGACACGGGCCCTGAGGCCTCCCCCAACCTGGCCAACCTGCCccaggttggaaggaatctATTCCCTAAAGCATCTGAGACAGCTGGACATGAACTTTAGGAATGGCTCCAAAAAGgagcaaacactcccctcctgtgcctgctcgTGGCAGCAGAAAGAGCCCTCTCGGCTGCCaacacagcagcagtgggaagggcACGGGGCCTCCACAGAAGCTGGCATggcctccttgggagaagtCTTGGCTGGTGGCCATCCTAAACACGGGGGCTGTGACACAATGTGTGGGCAAGGGCACGAACGCTGCTTTGACCCCTTTAGTCGCAGCTGTACTGAAATCAGCAGCAACTCATTTGCCTTCAAATGGTCCATTGAGTGTCAATTTCAAAAactaaacagaagcaaaaaacccTGGCATTGTTTGGTTTGCAAAGGGTTTTTTATTAAGGGATAAGAATAGAATAATTCCGGTAAGGGATAAAAGCCCTCA
This Pseudopipra pipra isolate bDixPip1 chromosome W, bDixPip1.hap1, whole genome shotgun sequence DNA region includes the following protein-coding sequences:
- the LOC135405258 gene encoding maestro heat-like repeat family member 5, which codes for MRVRRRTPRTTPPELVSEPDTRPAELKEKPDGSTAPIDLTATSDTAVSEDTANPDTALADPIAKDDTEPSHCTAKPDTTLAEDTTGSDTAATDVMAKADMAPMAIDGTSPSDAAPMDGTAKPDTALAGDTTGSNTDLVAQADIAPMDDAANPETAVTDDTTNTETTTSDLMAEGDATSEGIGNAATTPVESVTDAPSVHFLEGKGVSSWKPVPAIVWYIHHDLTSHVSPHTDICRLAEAHPCDVVMTLLRCAPECDRAAAMMWRSIGSSGTAVEKVLPTLLRVMEDWPVHRMSTSDGDNRDVFALAATLALWLIIQEPKCQGAVMNYIPRLLVALMFQVSMSTEQVPEEVNTFWRGCLDQHRLPTQPNRFLVQTIKALFCRLQWDNEVVSVERKCGWDTLLCADTQHYAVGLLAREMRHVLIPFYSRMAIHLLGLLSTEDPCWELPALAFLVEVLDFLDRSKCCDSVLPILSRNLRSQCPERQRLALRGLLVLAVDPSMAQSICSLAESLLELLPDADGELVVMTLSVFESMLQDEDIRAFVSTAPKLAEALRPLFDNDNTHVQLLSIHLFREVMELLVEEGTQLLETQVHQSLVPLFIHGHDENQCVAEASREVLLCAARFLKRRDLEKLLRKEQHFKFCDCLMDKDVSRRAEHLHQALPYLQSPQQPLREAAVRFMGIAAWHMQDLQLLMRAFEAMSQDDCPSYCTMRTEFLSTFRRAVTK